One segment of Hemibagrus wyckioides isolate EC202008001 linkage group LG05, SWU_Hwy_1.0, whole genome shotgun sequence DNA contains the following:
- the ampd2b gene encoding AMP deaminase 2 isoform X1 — MSSKLPAGKQKPTSPFRKRGSLQYAASTDLRGARHLLTFQYSLPGIPVAKHGPIDLRTSMDGKYKEIAEELLSRSLAESEMRSAPYEFPEDSPIEQLEERRQRLERQISQDVKYEPDILLRAKQDFLKTDSATDLEYLKEQSEAQLDLYPEHELIPEREYQRVSISGEEKCGVPFTDLLDAAKCVVKALFIREKYMALSMQSFCRTTARYLTELGDKPLDLSAYQEMLETSITSVHPPVSETHPYEGLDPTSFPLDMGYSCKMINGVVHVFTHKSNMEKATELDLPYPDLQEYIADMNVMMALIINGPVKSFCYRRLQYLSSKFQMHILLNEMKELAAQKKVPHRDFYNIRKVDTHIHASSCMNQKHLLRFIKRAMKKYPKEIVHVEKGREQTLMEVFESMNLTAFDLSVDTLDMHADRNTFHRFDKFNSKYNPIGESILREIFIKTDNHIEGKYFGHIIKEVMEDLEESKYQNVELRLSIYGRSRDEWDKLARWAVKHRVYSDNVRWLVQVPRLFDVYHTKKQLSNFQEMLENIFMPLFEVTIQPSSHPELHVFLQHVVGFDSVDDESKPEHHIFNLDSPLPANWIEEDNPPYSYYLYYTFANMTVLNHLRRSRNFNTFVLRPHCGEAGPIHHLVSGFMLSENISHGLLLRKAPVLQYLYYLAQIGIAMSPLSNNSLFLSYHRNPLPEYLSRGLMVSLSTDDPLQFHFTKEPLMEEYSIAAQVWKLSSCDMCELARNSVLMSGFSHKAKSYWLGPNYIREGPETNDIRRTNVPDIRVAYRFETLCEELNLITQAVRSEELETIEEEAPCMSAVHSAQ, encoded by the exons ACCTGCGTGGTGCACGTCATCTCTTGACTTTCCAGTATTCCTTGCCAGGCATCCCAGTAGCAAAGCACGGACCGATAGACCTGCGGACCTCCATGGATGGCAAATACAAAGAAATTGCTGAG GAGCTATTGTCACGCAGTCTGGCTGAGAGCGAGATGCGCAGTGCTCCGTACGAGTTTCCGGAGGATAGTCCCATCGAGCAGCTGGAGGAGAGGAGGCAAAGACTCGAGAGACAGATCAGCCAGGATGTTAA ATATGAGCCTGACATTCTTCTCCGAGCCAAGCAGGACTTTTTGAAGACAGACAGTGCCACTGACCTTGA GTATCTGAAGGAGCAGAGTGAAGCACAGCTGGATCTATACCCAGAGCATGAGCTCATACCAGAGAGGGAGTACCAAAGAGTCTCCATCTCTGGAGAAGAAAAATGTGGT GTTCCCTTCACAGACCTGTTGGATGCTGCTAAGTGTGTGGTGAAGGCTCTGTTTATCAGAGAGAAGTACATGGCTCTGTCCATGCAGAGCTTTTGCAGGACCACTGCTCGATACTTGACAGAGCTTGGGGACAAACCTCTGGACCTCAGTGCATACCAGGAGATGCTTGAGACCTCCATAACTTCAG TCCACCCACCGGTCTCGGAAACACACCCTTATGAAGGCTTAGATCCAACTAGCTTTCCACTGGACATGGGCTACAGCTGCAAGATGATCAATGGTGTCGTTCATGTGTTTACTCATAAGAGCAATATGGAAAA AGCCACAGAGCTGGATCTTCCCTACCCTGATCTGCAAGAGTATATAGCTGACATGAATGTCATGATGGCCCTCATCATTAACGGACCAGT AAAATCGTTTTGCTATCGGCGGCTGCAGTATCTGAGCTCCAAGTTTCAGATGCACATACTTTTGAATGAAATGAAGGAGCTGGCAGCTCAGAAGAAAGTTCCTCATCGGGATTTCTACAACATACGCAAG GTGGACACACATATCCACGCTTCATCCTGCATGAATCAGAAGCACCTACTACGCTTCATTAAGAGAGCCATGAAGAAGTACCCTAAGGAGATTGTCCATGTGGAGAAAGGCCGGGAACAGACACTTATGGAGGTCTTTGAGAGTATGAATCTGACAGCTTTTGACCTGAGCGTGGACACTCTGGACATGCATGCG GACCGAAATACTTTCCATCGCTTTGACAAGTTCAACTCTAAGTACAACCCAATTGGAGAGTCCATTCTCCGGGAgatatttattaaaacagaCAACCATATTGAAGGGAAATATTTTGGACACATTATCAAG GAGGTGATGGAGGATCTTGAGGAAAGTAAATATCAGAATGTCGAGCTGCGTTTGTCCATCTATGGCCGTTCCAGGGATGAGTGGGATAAACTGGCACGGTGGGCCGTCAAACACAGAGTCTACTCTGATAACGTGCGCTGGCTCGTCCAAGTGCCTCGTCTgtt CGATGTCTATCACACTAAGAAACAGCTGAGTAATTTCCAGGAGATGTTGGAGAACATCTTCATGCCTCTGTTTGAAGTCACCATCCAACCAAGCAGCCACCCAGAGCTGCATGTCTTCCTGCAACAT GTGGTTGGGTTCGACAGTGTGGATGACGAGTCTAAACCAGAGCACCACATCTTTAACCTGGACAGTCCTCTACCTGCCAACTGGATTGAGGAGGACAATCCACCTTATTCTTACTATCTCTATTACACGTTTGCCAATATGACTGTGCTAAACCACCTGCGCAG GAGCAGGAACTTCAATACCTTTGTGCTGAGGCCACACTGTGGTGAAGCAGGGCCAATTCACCACCTGGTGTCTGGCTTCATGCTCTCAGAGAACATTTCCCATGGCCTGCTGCTCAGGAAG GCTCCTGTGCTGCAGTATCTGTATTATCTGGCTCAGATCGGCATCGCCATGTCTCCTCTCAGCAACAACAGCTTGTTCCTTAGCTACCATCGCAACCCGCTGCCTGAATATCTGTCCAGAGGCCTAATGGTCTCCTTATCTACTGATGACCCTCTGCAATTTCACTTCACAAAG gaGCCATTAATGGAGGAGTACAGTATAGCTGCTCAGGTGTGGAAGTTGAGCTCGTGTGATATGTGTGAGCTGGCAAGAAACAGTGTACTTATGAGCGGCTTCTCCCACAAG GCGAAGAGTTACTGGCTCGGCCCCAACTACATCAGAGAAGGTCCAGAAACCAACGACATCCGCCGGACCAATGTCCCTGACATTCGTGTGGCATACCGATTTGAGACGCTGTGTGAAGAGCTGAATCTGATCACCCAGgcagtgaggagtgaggagctAGAGACCATTGAAGAGGAGGCTCCATGCATGAGCGCAGTGCACAGTGCACAGTAA
- the ampd2b gene encoding AMP deaminase 2 isoform X2: MSITSKETSGVSRQDLRGARHLLTFQYSLPGIPVAKHGPIDLRTSMDGKYKEIAEELLSRSLAESEMRSAPYEFPEDSPIEQLEERRQRLERQISQDVKYEPDILLRAKQDFLKTDSATDLEYLKEQSEAQLDLYPEHELIPEREYQRVSISGEEKCGVPFTDLLDAAKCVVKALFIREKYMALSMQSFCRTTARYLTELGDKPLDLSAYQEMLETSITSVHPPVSETHPYEGLDPTSFPLDMGYSCKMINGVVHVFTHKSNMEKATELDLPYPDLQEYIADMNVMMALIINGPVKSFCYRRLQYLSSKFQMHILLNEMKELAAQKKVPHRDFYNIRKVDTHIHASSCMNQKHLLRFIKRAMKKYPKEIVHVEKGREQTLMEVFESMNLTAFDLSVDTLDMHADRNTFHRFDKFNSKYNPIGESILREIFIKTDNHIEGKYFGHIIKEVMEDLEESKYQNVELRLSIYGRSRDEWDKLARWAVKHRVYSDNVRWLVQVPRLFDVYHTKKQLSNFQEMLENIFMPLFEVTIQPSSHPELHVFLQHVVGFDSVDDESKPEHHIFNLDSPLPANWIEEDNPPYSYYLYYTFANMTVLNHLRRSRNFNTFVLRPHCGEAGPIHHLVSGFMLSENISHGLLLRKAPVLQYLYYLAQIGIAMSPLSNNSLFLSYHRNPLPEYLSRGLMVSLSTDDPLQFHFTKEPLMEEYSIAAQVWKLSSCDMCELARNSVLMSGFSHKAKSYWLGPNYIREGPETNDIRRTNVPDIRVAYRFETLCEELNLITQAVRSEELETIEEEAPCMSAVHSAQ; this comes from the exons ACCTGCGTGGTGCACGTCATCTCTTGACTTTCCAGTATTCCTTGCCAGGCATCCCAGTAGCAAAGCACGGACCGATAGACCTGCGGACCTCCATGGATGGCAAATACAAAGAAATTGCTGAG GAGCTATTGTCACGCAGTCTGGCTGAGAGCGAGATGCGCAGTGCTCCGTACGAGTTTCCGGAGGATAGTCCCATCGAGCAGCTGGAGGAGAGGAGGCAAAGACTCGAGAGACAGATCAGCCAGGATGTTAA ATATGAGCCTGACATTCTTCTCCGAGCCAAGCAGGACTTTTTGAAGACAGACAGTGCCACTGACCTTGA GTATCTGAAGGAGCAGAGTGAAGCACAGCTGGATCTATACCCAGAGCATGAGCTCATACCAGAGAGGGAGTACCAAAGAGTCTCCATCTCTGGAGAAGAAAAATGTGGT GTTCCCTTCACAGACCTGTTGGATGCTGCTAAGTGTGTGGTGAAGGCTCTGTTTATCAGAGAGAAGTACATGGCTCTGTCCATGCAGAGCTTTTGCAGGACCACTGCTCGATACTTGACAGAGCTTGGGGACAAACCTCTGGACCTCAGTGCATACCAGGAGATGCTTGAGACCTCCATAACTTCAG TCCACCCACCGGTCTCGGAAACACACCCTTATGAAGGCTTAGATCCAACTAGCTTTCCACTGGACATGGGCTACAGCTGCAAGATGATCAATGGTGTCGTTCATGTGTTTACTCATAAGAGCAATATGGAAAA AGCCACAGAGCTGGATCTTCCCTACCCTGATCTGCAAGAGTATATAGCTGACATGAATGTCATGATGGCCCTCATCATTAACGGACCAGT AAAATCGTTTTGCTATCGGCGGCTGCAGTATCTGAGCTCCAAGTTTCAGATGCACATACTTTTGAATGAAATGAAGGAGCTGGCAGCTCAGAAGAAAGTTCCTCATCGGGATTTCTACAACATACGCAAG GTGGACACACATATCCACGCTTCATCCTGCATGAATCAGAAGCACCTACTACGCTTCATTAAGAGAGCCATGAAGAAGTACCCTAAGGAGATTGTCCATGTGGAGAAAGGCCGGGAACAGACACTTATGGAGGTCTTTGAGAGTATGAATCTGACAGCTTTTGACCTGAGCGTGGACACTCTGGACATGCATGCG GACCGAAATACTTTCCATCGCTTTGACAAGTTCAACTCTAAGTACAACCCAATTGGAGAGTCCATTCTCCGGGAgatatttattaaaacagaCAACCATATTGAAGGGAAATATTTTGGACACATTATCAAG GAGGTGATGGAGGATCTTGAGGAAAGTAAATATCAGAATGTCGAGCTGCGTTTGTCCATCTATGGCCGTTCCAGGGATGAGTGGGATAAACTGGCACGGTGGGCCGTCAAACACAGAGTCTACTCTGATAACGTGCGCTGGCTCGTCCAAGTGCCTCGTCTgtt CGATGTCTATCACACTAAGAAACAGCTGAGTAATTTCCAGGAGATGTTGGAGAACATCTTCATGCCTCTGTTTGAAGTCACCATCCAACCAAGCAGCCACCCAGAGCTGCATGTCTTCCTGCAACAT GTGGTTGGGTTCGACAGTGTGGATGACGAGTCTAAACCAGAGCACCACATCTTTAACCTGGACAGTCCTCTACCTGCCAACTGGATTGAGGAGGACAATCCACCTTATTCTTACTATCTCTATTACACGTTTGCCAATATGACTGTGCTAAACCACCTGCGCAG GAGCAGGAACTTCAATACCTTTGTGCTGAGGCCACACTGTGGTGAAGCAGGGCCAATTCACCACCTGGTGTCTGGCTTCATGCTCTCAGAGAACATTTCCCATGGCCTGCTGCTCAGGAAG GCTCCTGTGCTGCAGTATCTGTATTATCTGGCTCAGATCGGCATCGCCATGTCTCCTCTCAGCAACAACAGCTTGTTCCTTAGCTACCATCGCAACCCGCTGCCTGAATATCTGTCCAGAGGCCTAATGGTCTCCTTATCTACTGATGACCCTCTGCAATTTCACTTCACAAAG gaGCCATTAATGGAGGAGTACAGTATAGCTGCTCAGGTGTGGAAGTTGAGCTCGTGTGATATGTGTGAGCTGGCAAGAAACAGTGTACTTATGAGCGGCTTCTCCCACAAG GCGAAGAGTTACTGGCTCGGCCCCAACTACATCAGAGAAGGTCCAGAAACCAACGACATCCGCCGGACCAATGTCCCTGACATTCGTGTGGCATACCGATTTGAGACGCTGTGTGAAGAGCTGAATCTGATCACCCAGgcagtgaggagtgaggagctAGAGACCATTGAAGAGGAGGCTCCATGCATGAGCGCAGTGCACAGTGCACAGTAA
- the ampd2b gene encoding AMP deaminase 2 isoform X3, giving the protein MDGKYKEIAEELLSRSLAESEMRSAPYEFPEDSPIEQLEERRQRLERQISQDVKYEPDILLRAKQDFLKTDSATDLEYLKEQSEAQLDLYPEHELIPEREYQRVSISGEEKCGVPFTDLLDAAKCVVKALFIREKYMALSMQSFCRTTARYLTELGDKPLDLSAYQEMLETSITSVHPPVSETHPYEGLDPTSFPLDMGYSCKMINGVVHVFTHKSNMEKATELDLPYPDLQEYIADMNVMMALIINGPVKSFCYRRLQYLSSKFQMHILLNEMKELAAQKKVPHRDFYNIRKVDTHIHASSCMNQKHLLRFIKRAMKKYPKEIVHVEKGREQTLMEVFESMNLTAFDLSVDTLDMHADRNTFHRFDKFNSKYNPIGESILREIFIKTDNHIEGKYFGHIIKEVMEDLEESKYQNVELRLSIYGRSRDEWDKLARWAVKHRVYSDNVRWLVQVPRLFDVYHTKKQLSNFQEMLENIFMPLFEVTIQPSSHPELHVFLQHVVGFDSVDDESKPEHHIFNLDSPLPANWIEEDNPPYSYYLYYTFANMTVLNHLRRSRNFNTFVLRPHCGEAGPIHHLVSGFMLSENISHGLLLRKAPVLQYLYYLAQIGIAMSPLSNNSLFLSYHRNPLPEYLSRGLMVSLSTDDPLQFHFTKEPLMEEYSIAAQVWKLSSCDMCELARNSVLMSGFSHKAKSYWLGPNYIREGPETNDIRRTNVPDIRVAYRFETLCEELNLITQAVRSEELETIEEEAPCMSAVHSAQ; this is encoded by the exons ATGGATGGCAAATACAAAGAAATTGCTGAG GAGCTATTGTCACGCAGTCTGGCTGAGAGCGAGATGCGCAGTGCTCCGTACGAGTTTCCGGAGGATAGTCCCATCGAGCAGCTGGAGGAGAGGAGGCAAAGACTCGAGAGACAGATCAGCCAGGATGTTAA ATATGAGCCTGACATTCTTCTCCGAGCCAAGCAGGACTTTTTGAAGACAGACAGTGCCACTGACCTTGA GTATCTGAAGGAGCAGAGTGAAGCACAGCTGGATCTATACCCAGAGCATGAGCTCATACCAGAGAGGGAGTACCAAAGAGTCTCCATCTCTGGAGAAGAAAAATGTGGT GTTCCCTTCACAGACCTGTTGGATGCTGCTAAGTGTGTGGTGAAGGCTCTGTTTATCAGAGAGAAGTACATGGCTCTGTCCATGCAGAGCTTTTGCAGGACCACTGCTCGATACTTGACAGAGCTTGGGGACAAACCTCTGGACCTCAGTGCATACCAGGAGATGCTTGAGACCTCCATAACTTCAG TCCACCCACCGGTCTCGGAAACACACCCTTATGAAGGCTTAGATCCAACTAGCTTTCCACTGGACATGGGCTACAGCTGCAAGATGATCAATGGTGTCGTTCATGTGTTTACTCATAAGAGCAATATGGAAAA AGCCACAGAGCTGGATCTTCCCTACCCTGATCTGCAAGAGTATATAGCTGACATGAATGTCATGATGGCCCTCATCATTAACGGACCAGT AAAATCGTTTTGCTATCGGCGGCTGCAGTATCTGAGCTCCAAGTTTCAGATGCACATACTTTTGAATGAAATGAAGGAGCTGGCAGCTCAGAAGAAAGTTCCTCATCGGGATTTCTACAACATACGCAAG GTGGACACACATATCCACGCTTCATCCTGCATGAATCAGAAGCACCTACTACGCTTCATTAAGAGAGCCATGAAGAAGTACCCTAAGGAGATTGTCCATGTGGAGAAAGGCCGGGAACAGACACTTATGGAGGTCTTTGAGAGTATGAATCTGACAGCTTTTGACCTGAGCGTGGACACTCTGGACATGCATGCG GACCGAAATACTTTCCATCGCTTTGACAAGTTCAACTCTAAGTACAACCCAATTGGAGAGTCCATTCTCCGGGAgatatttattaaaacagaCAACCATATTGAAGGGAAATATTTTGGACACATTATCAAG GAGGTGATGGAGGATCTTGAGGAAAGTAAATATCAGAATGTCGAGCTGCGTTTGTCCATCTATGGCCGTTCCAGGGATGAGTGGGATAAACTGGCACGGTGGGCCGTCAAACACAGAGTCTACTCTGATAACGTGCGCTGGCTCGTCCAAGTGCCTCGTCTgtt CGATGTCTATCACACTAAGAAACAGCTGAGTAATTTCCAGGAGATGTTGGAGAACATCTTCATGCCTCTGTTTGAAGTCACCATCCAACCAAGCAGCCACCCAGAGCTGCATGTCTTCCTGCAACAT GTGGTTGGGTTCGACAGTGTGGATGACGAGTCTAAACCAGAGCACCACATCTTTAACCTGGACAGTCCTCTACCTGCCAACTGGATTGAGGAGGACAATCCACCTTATTCTTACTATCTCTATTACACGTTTGCCAATATGACTGTGCTAAACCACCTGCGCAG GAGCAGGAACTTCAATACCTTTGTGCTGAGGCCACACTGTGGTGAAGCAGGGCCAATTCACCACCTGGTGTCTGGCTTCATGCTCTCAGAGAACATTTCCCATGGCCTGCTGCTCAGGAAG GCTCCTGTGCTGCAGTATCTGTATTATCTGGCTCAGATCGGCATCGCCATGTCTCCTCTCAGCAACAACAGCTTGTTCCTTAGCTACCATCGCAACCCGCTGCCTGAATATCTGTCCAGAGGCCTAATGGTCTCCTTATCTACTGATGACCCTCTGCAATTTCACTTCACAAAG gaGCCATTAATGGAGGAGTACAGTATAGCTGCTCAGGTGTGGAAGTTGAGCTCGTGTGATATGTGTGAGCTGGCAAGAAACAGTGTACTTATGAGCGGCTTCTCCCACAAG GCGAAGAGTTACTGGCTCGGCCCCAACTACATCAGAGAAGGTCCAGAAACCAACGACATCCGCCGGACCAATGTCCCTGACATTCGTGTGGCATACCGATTTGAGACGCTGTGTGAAGAGCTGAATCTGATCACCCAGgcagtgaggagtgaggagctAGAGACCATTGAAGAGGAGGCTCCATGCATGAGCGCAGTGCACAGTGCACAGTAA